The Atribacterota bacterium genome includes the window TAATTTCCTCTTCATGGGTTTGTTTGCAGAGACTTAATCAACAGAAAATTAATTTACCTATGATTCTAAGCTATGAAATAAAATAAATTATTATTTTATCTGTAATATTTGATTAATGTTTGCTAATTCTATTCTACAAAGTCAATAATAAATCAGGATTGAGCCTGAAGATAAGTAATGACTACAGAGACTATTCAAGCCCAATCCTGAATATTTTATCTAACAAGGCCCATATGGCGGCGGCTCATTTTTGTCTTTCTTATCCAGATATTTAGCAGGATCCTCATCAAACTTTGTCTTGCATTCCTCGTCGGTGAAATAATACACTCTTCCTCTAACTTTGCTTTTATATTTTGCTGTCTTTTCATCTACTTCTTTTTTGCAAACCGGATCAAATGCCATATTTCTCACCTCCCTAACTTACATTTTGTATATAATTTTTTTAATTAACAAGGTGCAAATGGCGGTGGTTCTTTTTTTTCTTTTTTATCAGCTGATTCCTTCAAATACTTTTCAGGATTATCATCAAAATCCATTTTACATCCCGGAGCGCAGAAGTAATAAGTTTTACCTTTATATTCGCTGGTATATTTGCAAGTCTTTTCATCTATTTCCATTTGGCAAACAGGGTCAACTGCCATGATATTCACCTCCTTAACTAATTTTTTTTATCTATTCTCCAAAATGTTCCTTCTTATATTCATCTAAAAGCTGTAAAATATCTTCCTTGCATTTCCCACAAACCGTTCCTGCTTTGGTATGTTCCTGTATTTCTAAAAAAGTTTTTGCTCCTTCTAACACTGCTTCTTCAATCTCTTTATCTGTTACATTCATGCATTCACATACTACTCTTGCCTCTTCATTTTTCACTTTATCCAACATACCATTTCTTTTATAGTAATCATTAATTGCTGCCCGTAACGCTTTATCTCCT containing:
- a CDS encoding YHS domain-containing protein, with the protein product MAFDPVCKKEVDEKTAKYKSKVRGRVYYFTDEECKTKFDEDPAKYLDKKDKNEPPPYGPC